From Sphingopyxis sp. USTB-05, the proteins below share one genomic window:
- the flhB gene encoding flagellar type III secretion system protein FlhB: MAEGSDKDQKTEQPTAKKLTDSAREGDVLMSRELATALMMLAAAGWIVAAGGWFVQSASDLVRRGLTLTAADVADFAPGEALMRNGVEILLPLASLFALALGAAVAGPAMLGSMGWRGKALGFKGNRMNPMSGLKRMFGMQGATELGKALAKVLLLGTIGYWLVQNSLPAIMSMAQADLMAAIGLAGKAIGHAMLTLAGGLVVIALIDVPVQWFQRNKRLMMSKQEIKEEMRQSDGAPELKQAQRQRAHEILSGSARKAVSEATVVLTNPTHFSVALRYRPGDDAAPVVVARGRGDVALSIRELARTAGVPMLEYPQLTRAIYFTARAGRVIPEELFVAVATVLAFVFQLERAAAEGLTQPAVDIPPSHRFDPEGRRQA, translated from the coding sequence ATGGCGGAAGGCAGCGACAAGGACCAGAAGACCGAACAGCCGACGGCAAAGAAGCTCACCGATTCGGCCCGCGAAGGCGATGTGCTGATGTCGCGCGAGCTGGCGACCGCGCTGATGATGCTCGCCGCCGCGGGTTGGATCGTCGCCGCCGGCGGCTGGTTCGTCCAGTCGGCGAGCGACCTCGTCCGTCGCGGGCTGACGCTGACAGCCGCCGACGTCGCCGACTTCGCTCCCGGCGAAGCGCTGATGCGCAACGGAGTCGAGATATTGCTGCCGCTGGCAAGCCTGTTCGCGCTCGCGCTGGGCGCCGCGGTCGCGGGTCCGGCGATGCTCGGCTCGATGGGTTGGCGCGGCAAAGCCCTGGGTTTCAAGGGCAACCGGATGAACCCGATGAGCGGCCTAAAACGCATGTTCGGGATGCAGGGCGCGACCGAGCTCGGCAAGGCGCTGGCGAAAGTGCTCCTGCTCGGTACGATCGGTTACTGGTTGGTCCAGAACAGCCTGCCCGCGATCATGTCGATGGCGCAGGCCGACCTGATGGCCGCGATCGGCCTCGCTGGAAAGGCGATCGGCCATGCGATGCTGACCCTCGCGGGCGGCCTTGTTGTCATCGCGCTGATCGACGTGCCGGTGCAATGGTTCCAGCGCAACAAGCGGCTGATGATGAGCAAGCAGGAGATCAAGGAGGAGATGCGCCAGTCCGATGGCGCGCCCGAACTCAAGCAGGCACAGCGCCAGCGGGCGCATGAGATTTTGAGCGGGTCGGCGCGCAAGGCGGTGTCGGAGGCGACCGTCGTCCTGACCAACCCGACGCATTTCTCTGTCGCGCTGCGCTATCGCCCAGGGGACGACGCGGCCCCGGTCGTCGTCGCACGCGGGCGCGGGGATGTCGCGCTGTCGATCCGCGAGCTCGCAAGAACCGCCGGCGTCCCGATGCTCGAATATCCCCAGCTCACGCGTGCTATCTATTTTACCGCACGCGCTGGCCGCGTGATTCCCGAGGAACTCTTCGTCGCGGTTGCGACCGTGCTCGCCTTCGTGTTCCAGCTTGAGCGCGCCGCCGCCGAAGGGCTCACGCAGCCCGCGGTCGATATCCCGCCGTCGCATCGTTTCGATCCCGAGGGTCGCCGACAGGCTTAA
- a CDS encoding rod-binding protein, translated as MTSSISSIGATPSPAAAGGGDGGLRKAAEAFEAVILRQLMASMRQAKLGDDIFGSSATDNFREMADARTADSLAAMRQFGIADMVEQQFRGQLAGLAGRAGGGVQ; from the coding sequence ATGACGAGCTCCATTTCTTCGATCGGTGCCACCCCGTCTCCCGCTGCCGCGGGCGGCGGCGATGGCGGGCTGCGCAAGGCGGCCGAGGCTTTCGAAGCCGTGATCCTGCGCCAGTTGATGGCCTCGATGCGGCAGGCGAAGCTTGGCGACGACATTTTCGGATCGAGCGCGACCGACAATTTTCGCGAAATGGCCGACGCGCGCACTGCCGACAGCCTGGCCGCGATGCGCCAGTTCGGGATCGCCGACATGGTCGAGCAGCAGTTTCGCGGCCAGCTTGCCGGTCTCGCTGGTCGTGCCGGGGGAGGCGTGCAATGA
- the flgK gene encoding flagellar hook-associated protein FlgK, which yields MSDLLGIGYSGLKAYSRALSTIGDNIANAQTPGYARRRLEMMEAVGGGNSIFYRGNTNPGGVDIRGLDRSVDGWLIEDSRITSGDAERSGVKLSWLDKVEGALSDETNGIKTGLTKLYTTADQLTSDPTNRTLRAQFLQSVDDIASGFRTAANQLDKMGEGIEGAAASGVDQFNADLNALEQINVGLRKARPGSTNEASLLDERDRLLDKLSSQAGVSPTFDNNGAVTLRAAGSGDLLVGGGVVNPISVTAAPDGRLSYSVGGSPLAISTGSLAGLAEGANHVADQRASLDTMATQFASQLNAAHQAGTDANGNPGQPLFTGTSAATLTATALAPDQVAAANASGSNGNMLALGTMRGANDPEARWSGHLATQAQAVSSARAQGAAAATRADASAAARDGVSQVDLDTEAAELLRFQQAYSAAARTIQVARETMQTLLSSL from the coding sequence ATGAGCGACCTTCTCGGCATCGGCTATAGCGGGCTCAAGGCCTATTCGCGCGCGCTCTCGACGATCGGCGACAATATCGCCAACGCCCAGACGCCCGGATATGCGCGGCGGCGGCTTGAGATGATGGAGGCCGTCGGCGGCGGCAACTCGATCTTCTATCGCGGCAACACCAATCCCGGCGGGGTCGACATCCGCGGTCTCGATCGTTCGGTCGACGGCTGGTTGATCGAAGATTCGCGCATCACTTCCGGCGATGCTGAACGTTCGGGGGTAAAGCTCTCCTGGCTCGACAAGGTCGAAGGCGCACTCAGCGACGAAACCAATGGAATCAAGACCGGGCTTACCAAGCTCTATACCACGGCCGACCAGCTGACCTCCGATCCAACGAACCGGACGCTGCGCGCGCAGTTCCTGCAGTCGGTCGACGATATCGCCTCGGGTTTCCGTACCGCCGCGAACCAGCTCGACAAGATGGGCGAGGGGATTGAGGGGGCGGCTGCGAGCGGCGTCGACCAATTCAACGCAGACCTCAATGCGCTCGAACAGATCAACGTCGGGCTGCGCAAGGCGCGGCCGGGTTCCACAAACGAGGCGAGCCTGCTCGACGAACGCGACCGGCTGCTCGACAAATTGTCGTCGCAGGCGGGCGTCAGTCCGACGTTCGACAATAATGGCGCGGTGACGTTGCGCGCGGCCGGATCGGGCGACCTGCTCGTTGGCGGCGGCGTGGTGAACCCGATCTCAGTCACTGCGGCGCCCGACGGCCGCCTGTCGTACAGCGTAGGTGGTTCGCCGCTCGCGATCTCGACGGGCTCGCTCGCCGGTCTTGCGGAGGGCGCGAACCATGTTGCCGACCAGCGAGCATCGCTCGATACGATGGCGACGCAGTTCGCGAGCCAGCTCAACGCCGCGCATCAGGCGGGTACCGACGCCAATGGCAATCCGGGCCAGCCCCTGTTCACCGGCACCAGCGCGGCAACGCTGACCGCGACGGCGCTGGCTCCCGATCAGGTGGCAGCGGCCAACGCATCGGGCAGCAACGGCAATATGCTGGCGCTCGGTACGATGCGCGGCGCGAACGATCCCGAAGCGCGCTGGTCGGGACATCTCGCGACGCAGGCGCAGGCCGTTTCGTCGGCGCGCGCGCAGGGCGCCGCCGCAGCAACGCGCGCCGATGCGTCGGCGGCTGCGCGCGATGGCGTCAGCCAAGTCGATCTGGATACCGAAGCCGCCGAGTTGCTGCGGTTCCAGCAGGCCTATTCGGCCGCCGCGCGGACGATTCAGGTCGCGCGCGAAACGATGCAGACGCTCCTGAGCTCGCTGTAA
- a CDS encoding flagellin → MINAVGNRMTREIARQQKLADALERTQIQISGGKKLLRMSDDPVAARRIATIGTTQSSMSAWSSNINSASALVSQADGVMKSVTNLMTRARELTIAASSDTANPADRATIAAELGTIADELDALAATRDSNGEPVFATGTARVMRFDSDVTFAPVPSAADVFVIGGNSLSTGIRDAATAVAAGDKAGMSASMGALATAIGHVADKHAEIGLAGGRLDRIGDGLAVRGITLKDERSDIEDTDLDVAIAQLNAQDLTLQAAQAAFAKINRQTLFDILN, encoded by the coding sequence ATGATCAACGCCGTGGGCAATCGCATGACGCGCGAAATAGCGCGCCAACAAAAACTCGCCGATGCGCTTGAGCGGACGCAGATCCAGATTTCGGGCGGCAAGAAACTGCTTCGCATGTCCGACGATCCGGTTGCGGCGCGGCGCATCGCGACGATCGGCACGACCCAATCGAGCATGTCCGCATGGTCGTCGAACATCAATTCGGCGTCGGCGCTCGTGTCGCAGGCCGACGGCGTGATGAAGTCGGTGACCAATCTGATGACGCGCGCGCGCGAGCTGACGATTGCGGCGTCGAGCGATACGGCGAACCCCGCTGACCGCGCGACGATCGCCGCCGAGCTTGGCACGATTGCCGACGAACTCGACGCACTCGCGGCGACGCGCGATTCCAATGGCGAACCCGTATTCGCGACGGGCACCGCCCGTGTGATGCGCTTCGATTCCGACGTGACCTTCGCGCCGGTTCCTTCGGCAGCGGATGTTTTCGTTATCGGCGGGAATAGCCTTTCCACCGGCATCCGCGATGCCGCCACGGCGGTGGCTGCTGGCGACAAGGCCGGGATGAGTGCCTCGATGGGCGCTCTTGCCACTGCCATCGGTCATGTCGCCGACAAACATGCCGAAATCGGCCTGGCGGGCGGGCGGCTCGATCGCATTGGCGACGGGCTCGCGGTGCGCGGGATCACGCTCAAGGACGAACGATCGGATATCGAGGACACCGACCTCGACGTCGCGATCGCGCAGCTCAATGCGCAGGATCTGACGCTGCAGGCGGCGCAGGCGGCCTTTGCAAAGATCAACCGCCAGACCTTGTTCGATATTTTGAACTGA
- the motA gene encoding flagellar motor stator protein MotA: protein MFPVVGIVVLILLVFGGFALTGGNLGPVMHALPHEMLIIGGAALGSLIIGNSGADLKALGGGLGKVFKGPQYKKQDYLDCILLVSTLMKMMRTEGPVAVEPHIEDPKNSTIFQQYPKLLKDDTLVHLICDTLRLVVVSSGTLDPHAVEEVMDNALKSHNHHSMKPAEGLQSLADALPALGIVAAVLGVVKTMGSIDKPPAILGGMIGSALVGTFLGVLLAYGLVGPFATRAKSVIESDNAIYHTVKQLIIASLHGHPQPLVIEAARSGVDHSNQPSFAEVFDGMRGR from the coding sequence ATGTTTCCCGTTGTCGGCATTGTCGTACTGATCCTGCTGGTCTTCGGGGGCTTCGCGCTGACCGGGGGCAATCTGGGTCCCGTCATGCACGCGCTGCCCCACGAGATGCTGATCATCGGTGGCGCCGCGCTCGGGTCGCTGATCATCGGCAATTCCGGCGCTGACCTGAAGGCACTCGGCGGCGGGCTCGGCAAGGTTTTCAAGGGCCCGCAGTACAAGAAGCAGGATTATCTCGACTGCATCCTGCTCGTCTCCACCTTGATGAAGATGATGCGCACCGAAGGGCCGGTCGCGGTCGAGCCGCATATCGAGGATCCGAAGAACTCGACGATCTTCCAGCAATATCCCAAGCTTCTGAAGGACGATACGCTGGTCCACCTGATTTGCGATACGCTGCGCCTCGTCGTCGTATCGTCGGGCACGCTTGATCCGCACGCGGTCGAAGAGGTGATGGACAATGCGCTGAAGAGCCACAACCATCATTCGATGAAACCTGCCGAGGGCCTGCAGAGCCTCGCCGACGCGCTGCCCGCACTGGGCATCGTCGCCGCGGTGCTCGGGGTCGTGAAGACGATGGGTTCGATTGACAAGCCGCCGGCGATCCTCGGCGGGATGATCGGTTCGGCGCTCGTCGGCACCTTCCTCGGCGTGCTTCTCGCCTATGGTCTCGTCGGCCCGTTCGCGACGCGAGCGAAGTCGGTGATCGAAAGCGACAACGCCATCTATCACACCGTCAAGCAGCTGATCATCGCGTCGCTCCACGGCCATCCGCAGCCGCTGGTGATCGAGGCTGCGCGCTCGGGTGTCGACCACAGCAACCAGCCCAGCTTTGCCGAAGTCTTTGACGGAATGCGGGGTCGCTGA
- a CDS encoding sigma-54-dependent Fis family transcriptional regulator, whose amino-acid sequence MTVGHNNNPALEALIIGTSAAACRLREMIRRVARSNASVMLCGPSGSGKELVARAIHDEGARSGKAFSAINCGAIPGELIESELFGHEKGSFTGAHARRIGHFEASEGGTLFLDEIGDMRFDMQVKLLRVLEDRTIVRVGSSEVKAVDVRVISATHQDLGAAIADGKFREDLFFRLGVVVLQVPSLASRAEDIPALIRHFQRNMTAETKCRYDDAAMALLMQHAWPGNVRELRNFVERASVLHGGETLGLEDVVILLNPTAALAPRQAVPSSPAAVQASAEDFAAAPFASAAPQTKTPAPGRPIDLKREIETIELEQIHVALDLADGIISEAARLLTLKRTTLIEKMRKYGVHQQAA is encoded by the coding sequence ATGACTGTGGGGCATAACAATAATCCGGCGCTCGAAGCGCTGATCATCGGCACGAGCGCGGCGGCTTGCCGGCTGCGCGAGATGATCCGCCGCGTGGCGCGTTCAAACGCCTCGGTGATGCTCTGCGGCCCGTCGGGCTCCGGCAAAGAACTCGTCGCCCGTGCGATCCACGACGAAGGCGCTCGTTCGGGCAAAGCCTTTTCCGCGATCAATTGCGGCGCGATCCCCGGCGAACTCATCGAATCCGAATTGTTCGGGCATGAAAAGGGCAGCTTTACCGGCGCCCATGCCCGCCGCATCGGCCATTTCGAAGCGAGCGAGGGCGGTACGCTCTTCCTCGACGAAATCGGGGACATGCGTTTCGACATGCAGGTGAAACTGCTCCGCGTGCTTGAAGACCGGACGATCGTCCGCGTTGGCAGCAGCGAGGTTAAGGCCGTCGACGTCCGCGTCATCTCGGCCACCCATCAGGATCTCGGCGCTGCGATCGCCGATGGCAAATTCCGCGAAGACCTGTTCTTCCGGCTCGGCGTGGTTGTGCTGCAGGTCCCCAGCCTTGCCAGCCGCGCCGAGGATATTCCGGCGCTCATCCGTCACTTCCAGCGCAACATGACGGCGGAGACCAAGTGCCGCTATGACGATGCCGCTATGGCGCTGCTGATGCAGCACGCTTGGCCGGGCAACGTCCGCGAACTGCGTAACTTCGTGGAACGCGCCAGTGTTCTCCATGGCGGCGAGACGCTCGGTCTCGAAGATGTCGTCATCCTTCTGAACCCCACCGCAGCGCTTGCGCCGCGGCAGGCTGTCCCCAGCAGCCCTGCCGCGGTGCAGGCCAGCGCGGAAGACTTTGCCGCCGCGCCCTTCGCTTCGGCCGCGCCGCAGACGAAGACGCCGGCGCCGGGGCGCCCGATCGACCTCAAGCGTGAGATCGAGACAATCGAACTCGAACAGATCCACGTCGCGCTCGACCTTGCCGATGGCATCATTTCGGAAGCTGCGCGTCTCCTGACGCTGAAGCGCACGACGCTTATCGAAAAGATGCGCAAATATGGGGTTCACCAGCAGGCTGCCTGA
- a CDS encoding flagellar motor protein MotB: MAARPNMPRPIIVKKVIQEAHGGHHGGAWKVAYADFVTAMMAFFLLMWLLGATNEKQRKALADYFAPTIVQSKQDTAGSNGLFGGDSLVSVDKYPHGAAQTGTRAMTIPRDADGGPREASGRERASDKQRFQRLAQTLMQQLQSKGDLKRLAPNLRFTETLEGLRIDVIDDADFSMFVIGTSQLTADGARLFSEIAKPVAAVSNQVMIRGHTDAAPWSAKSGTNNWRLSVDRAEVTRHYLEFRGISSGRFSRIEGVADREPYVPSDRFDPRNRRISITLGWRSAGDN, translated from the coding sequence ATGGCCGCGCGTCCCAACATGCCGCGGCCGATCATCGTCAAGAAGGTGATCCAGGAAGCGCACGGCGGCCACCACGGCGGCGCGTGGAAGGTCGCCTATGCCGACTTTGTCACCGCGATGATGGCCTTCTTCCTGTTGATGTGGCTGCTCGGCGCCACGAACGAAAAGCAGCGCAAGGCGCTTGCCGACTATTTCGCGCCGACGATCGTCCAGAGCAAGCAGGACACGGCTGGGTCGAACGGCCTGTTCGGCGGCGACTCGCTCGTCTCGGTCGACAAATATCCGCACGGTGCGGCGCAGACGGGGACGCGCGCGATGACAATTCCGCGCGACGCCGACGGCGGGCCGCGCGAAGCGTCGGGCCGCGAGCGTGCGAGCGACAAACAACGTTTCCAGCGCCTCGCGCAGACGCTGATGCAGCAATTGCAGAGCAAGGGCGACCTCAAGCGTCTCGCGCCGAACCTCCGCTTTACCGAAACCCTCGAGGGGCTGCGTATCGATGTCATCGACGACGCCGATTTCTCGATGTTCGTGATCGGCACCAGCCAGTTGACCGCGGACGGCGCGCGGCTGTTCAGCGAAATCGCCAAGCCGGTCGCGGCCGTATCGAACCAGGTGATGATCCGCGGCCATACCGATGCCGCGCCCTGGTCAGCGAAGTCGGGCACGAACAACTGGCGCTTGTCGGTCGACCGCGCCGAGGTCACGCGTCACTATCTCGAGTTCCGCGGCATCTCCTCAGGCCGCTTCTCGCGTATCGAAGGGGTCGCCGATCGGGAGCCCTATGTCCCCTCCGACCGATTCGATCCGCGCAATCGCCGCATCTCGATCACGCTCGGCTGGCGATCCGCTGGAGACAATTAG
- the fliP gene encoding flagellar type III secretion system pore protein FliP (The bacterial flagellar biogenesis protein FliP forms a type III secretion system (T3SS)-type pore required for flagellar assembly.) has translation MRTDRRFWLRAAALAGGAALLCAAPAAWAQAADGLNRAVSEIGGDGRPLSLSLQILVLMSLLTVLPSLLLMMTSFTRIIIVLSILRHALGLQQTPPNQVLVGLSLFLSLFVMQPVISEVNRVAIEPYGQEQIDIGEAVSRSGTALHGFMMKQTRKTDLMMFAKIAKAPTYASPKDVPFSILLPAFVTSELKTAFQIGFLIFLPFLVIDLIVASALMSLGMMMLSPTIISMPFKLLLFVLVDGWALTMGSLASSFVS, from the coding sequence ATGCGGACTGATCGCCGCTTCTGGCTGCGCGCCGCCGCACTCGCGGGCGGCGCCGCGCTGCTTTGTGCGGCGCCTGCTGCCTGGGCGCAGGCGGCGGACGGCCTCAATCGCGCGGTGAGCGAAATCGGCGGCGACGGTCGGCCGCTGAGCCTGTCGCTCCAGATCCTAGTCCTGATGAGCCTGTTGACGGTGCTGCCGTCGCTGCTGCTCATGATGACCAGCTTTACACGCATCATCATCGTGCTGTCGATTCTGCGCCACGCGCTCGGGCTACAGCAAACGCCGCCGAATCAGGTACTGGTGGGCCTCAGCCTCTTTCTCTCGCTATTCGTGATGCAACCCGTGATCAGCGAAGTGAACCGCGTCGCGATCGAGCCTTATGGCCAGGAACAGATCGACATCGGCGAGGCTGTGTCGCGCTCGGGCACCGCGCTCCACGGTTTCATGATGAAGCAGACGCGCAAGACCGACTTGATGATGTTCGCCAAAATCGCGAAAGCGCCGACCTATGCGAGCCCGAAGGACGTGCCTTTCTCGATCTTGCTGCCGGCGTTCGTTACCAGCGAGCTCAAGACCGCGTTCCAGATCGGCTTCCTGATCTTCCTGCCCTTCCTCGTCATCGACCTGATCGTCGCCTCGGCGCTGATGTCCTTGGGTATGATGATGTTGTCACCGACGATCATCTCGATGCCGTTCAAGCTGCTGCTCTTCGTTCTCGTCGACGGCTGGGCGCTGACGATGGGATCGCTCGCTTCCTCTTTTGTGAGTTAG
- a CDS encoding flagellar biosynthetic protein FliQ: protein MEADYFIGVAQQSLWILALASAPLLLPVLVIGVLLGMVQAATSINEQTLTFVPKLIVAAICLAIFGGSILVLLTDFTREIFAQIPSLVK from the coding sequence GTGGAGGCTGACTATTTCATTGGGGTGGCACAGCAGTCGCTGTGGATTCTCGCGCTCGCCTCGGCGCCGCTGCTGCTGCCGGTGCTCGTCATCGGCGTGCTGCTCGGCATGGTACAGGCTGCGACATCGATCAACGAACAGACGCTGACCTTTGTACCCAAGCTGATCGTCGCGGCGATCTGCCTCGCTATTTTCGGCGGCAGCATCCTTGTTCTGCTCACCGATTTCACCCGCGAAATCTTCGCGCAGATCCCCAGCCTGGTGAAGTAA
- the fliD gene encoding flagellar filament capping protein FliD, with product MVSSIANSLGFGSGLDVKQLVTDLSNASRDPKIKRMTELTQANQTRISALAQARSDLDGFANSLGQMVSDGTLRSTPTVSDESVLSATSRAGLSADSFAATVVVNQLARAQTNYSGVVADRTAAIGAGTMTLTVGGVAKTITIDATNNSLDGLANAINASGAGVTASIIADEGGQRLILKGPTGDVGAFTLTADAGADPGLAAFSTSGGMTVGQTAANAEFTIDGVAFSRASNIIDDVVPGMSLTLKKAAPGQGVDIGASRPLDMIKQTVGDFVSVYNQLKKSLVAASNISGAGSSLRELERELGSLVNKVLSSHGTINKLSDIGISTTKEGLLSVDNAKLDKVLASDAGAVEALFNPRRDATHTETTDPGIAFALDAIRDKAVGTNGAIDRVSKSLDAKKENLADQLEKIEERESAYKKRLEKQYGTLEAKLAAFKATQSYLEQQIKLWSNQGND from the coding sequence ATGGTCAGTTCAATTGCCAACAGCCTGGGCTTCGGGTCCGGCCTCGACGTCAAACAGCTTGTCACCGACCTGTCGAATGCGTCGCGCGATCCCAAGATTAAGCGCATGACCGAACTGACGCAGGCGAATCAAACGCGCATCAGCGCGCTTGCGCAGGCGCGGTCGGACCTCGACGGGTTTGCCAATTCGCTGGGCCAGATGGTCAGCGACGGCACGCTCCGCAGCACGCCGACGGTTTCTGACGAAAGCGTGCTCAGCGCCACCAGTCGCGCCGGCCTTTCCGCCGACAGCTTTGCCGCGACCGTCGTGGTGAACCAGCTCGCGCGTGCGCAGACCAATTATTCGGGCGTCGTCGCCGACCGCACTGCCGCGATCGGCGCGGGGACGATGACGCTGACCGTCGGAGGCGTCGCCAAGACGATCACCATTGACGCGACGAACAACAGCCTCGACGGGCTGGCCAATGCTATCAACGCGAGCGGAGCCGGCGTCACGGCGTCGATCATCGCCGACGAAGGCGGCCAGCGCCTGATCCTGAAAGGCCCGACGGGCGACGTCGGCGCCTTTACGCTTACCGCCGACGCGGGTGCCGATCCGGGACTCGCCGCCTTCTCGACCAGCGGCGGCATGACCGTCGGCCAGACTGCGGCGAACGCTGAATTCACGATCGACGGAGTGGCATTCAGCCGCGCGAGCAATATCATCGACGATGTCGTTCCGGGCATGTCGCTGACGCTGAAAAAGGCAGCCCCCGGACAGGGCGTCGACATCGGCGCGAGCCGGCCGCTCGACATGATCAAGCAGACCGTCGGCGATTTCGTCTCGGTCTATAACCAGCTCAAGAAAAGCTTGGTCGCAGCCTCGAATATCTCGGGCGCCGGGTCTTCGCTCCGCGAACTCGAACGCGAACTCGGCAGCCTCGTCAATAAGGTGCTGTCAAGCCACGGCACGATTAACAAACTGTCGGATATCGGCATTTCGACGACGAAAGAGGGCCTGCTCTCCGTCGACAACGCCAAGCTCGACAAGGTGCTCGCCAGCGACGCGGGGGCGGTCGAGGCGCTGTTCAATCCGCGCCGCGATGCAACGCACACCGAAACCACCGATCCGGGCATCGCCTTTGCGCTCGATGCGATCCGGGACAAGGCAGTCGGAACCAACGGCGCGATTGACCGCGTGTCGAAATCGCTCGATGCCAAGAAGGAAAATCTCGCCGACCAGCTCGAAAAGATCGAGGAACGCGAGTCCGCGTACAAAAAAAGGCTCGAGAAGCAATATGGCACGCTCGAAGCCAAGCTTGCGGCATTCAAGGCCACGCAATCCTATCTCGAACAACAGATCAAGCTCTGGTCGAACCAGGGTAACGACTAA
- a CDS encoding flagellar biosynthetic protein FliO: MFEYILRLLILLPLVGGMAWGSLWLWKRVQMGVPLVGGATKTRAVEMIDVLPLGPGSKLAVVEFAGQRVLIAVSRNGITRIADDSQGDFHAD, encoded by the coding sequence ATGTTCGAATATATCCTCCGCCTGCTCATCCTGCTGCCGCTCGTCGGCGGCATGGCGTGGGGCAGCCTGTGGCTGTGGAAGCGCGTCCAGATGGGCGTACCGCTCGTCGGCGGCGCCACAAAGACGCGCGCAGTCGAAATGATCGACGTGCTTCCGCTCGGCCCGGGATCGAAGCTCGCGGTGGTCGAATTCGCGGGACAACGCGTGTTGATCGCGGTTTCGCGTAACGGGATTACCCGCATCGCCGACGACAGCCAGGGCGATTTCCATGCGGACTGA
- the fliR gene encoding flagellar biosynthetic protein FliR — translation MNPADIPNIEAMLQLWMLGMIRPGAAFIAAPVFGATSVPVQLRLVIALAVGVPAVAASGMALPPEGIVSVPGFFFVIGEVVIGLAIGFVLQMGLAAALLAGEVISNAMGLGFASMVDPLSGASSSAIGQFLSMMATALFLAADGHLLLIDIVVSSYTALPPGNAFPSWDAIGGVIRFGSLMFAAGLTIAMPVGFVLILVQIIMGVIGRSAPALNLFAVGIPATLLAGIVLLGVATPAMAEAVAHILSDALDAARMVAGI, via the coding sequence ATGAATCCCGCCGACATCCCGAACATCGAGGCGATGCTTCAGCTGTGGATGCTGGGGATGATTCGTCCCGGCGCGGCGTTCATCGCCGCACCGGTGTTCGGCGCGACGAGCGTGCCGGTGCAGTTGCGGCTGGTGATCGCACTCGCGGTCGGCGTGCCGGCGGTTGCGGCATCGGGCATGGCGCTACCGCCCGAGGGTATCGTCTCGGTACCGGGCTTCTTCTTCGTCATCGGAGAGGTCGTGATCGGGCTGGCGATCGGTTTCGTACTCCAGATGGGTCTTGCCGCCGCGCTGCTCGCGGGCGAAGTGATCAGCAACGCGATGGGGCTTGGCTTCGCGTCGATGGTCGATCCGCTTAGCGGCGCGTCAAGTTCGGCGATCGGCCAGTTCCTATCAATGATGGCGACCGCGCTGTTCCTCGCCGCCGACGGCCATCTCTTGCTGATCGACATCGTGGTGAGCAGCTATACTGCGCTGCCCCCCGGCAATGCCTTCCCGTCGTGGGACGCGATCGGCGGCGTCATCCGCTTCGGCAGCCTGATGTTCGCGGCGGGCCTGACCATCGCCATGCCGGTCGGATTCGTGCTGATCCTGGTCCAGATCATCATGGGCGTGATCGGCCGCTCAGCACCCGCACTCAACCTGTTCGCGGTCGGCATTCCCGCGACATTGCTCGCGGGGATCGTCCTTCTTGGGGTAGCGACGCCGGCGATGGCTGAGGCGGTCGCGCATATCCTGTCCGACGCTCTCGACGCCGCACGAATGGTGGCGGGGATCTGA
- the fliS gene encoding flagellar export chaperone FliS: MTATASTVRATGLYRRLQNESRAAAADPVELVTMLYDELETAVGVLGAMVRQGQRISATEPAHRARAILIGLDVNLDRDKGGDVATALSRVYRSMRRKLDDAVAANSAEGLAELLEGILTISAAWRQLR, translated from the coding sequence GTGACCGCTACAGCCTCAACCGTCCGGGCGACCGGGCTTTACCGCCGATTGCAGAACGAAAGTCGCGCCGCGGCCGCCGACCCCGTCGAACTCGTCACCATGCTCTATGACGAGTTGGAGACCGCCGTCGGCGTGCTCGGGGCGATGGTACGCCAGGGGCAGCGTATTTCGGCGACCGAGCCGGCGCATCGCGCCCGTGCAATCCTGATCGGCCTCGACGTCAATCTCGACCGTGACAAAGGCGGCGATGTCGCGACGGCTCTATCGCGCGTCTATCGCAGCATGCGACGCAAGCTTGATGATGCCGTGGCGGCGAACAGCGCCGAGGGGCTGGCCGAGCTGCTCGAAGGAATTCTGACGATCAGTGCCGCTTGGCGCCAGCTCCGCTGA